Proteins co-encoded in one Bacillus paramycoides genomic window:
- a CDS encoding peptidyl-prolyl cis-trans isomerase, translated as MSEILFINGKVRFPITIDPTVWIFDDRKVDLTTYFDETRENISELEAYLKNTSEHWDREIRDGAAFPPIQQSVKKYKKEQLVTGTFGMPFHPFLANAEISDDATQVEVETVDHTFTLPLETVKNAILGFSKEGKPLKEDGPVHLYYNDGSNRQNPIRNIRKFTII; from the coding sequence ATGAGCGAAATTTTATTTATTAATGGAAAAGTTCGGTTTCCAATCACTATCGATCCAACGGTTTGGATCTTTGATGATCGAAAAGTAGATTTGACAACTTACTTTGATGAAACGAGAGAAAACATATCAGAACTAGAAGCTTATTTAAAAAACACTTCAGAGCATTGGGATCGCGAAATCCGTGATGGTGCTGCTTTCCCGCCGATACAACAAAGTGTAAAGAAATATAAAAAAGAACAGCTAGTTACTGGAACGTTCGGTATGCCATTTCATCCTTTTCTTGCTAACGCTGAAATTTCAGATGACGCTACGCAAGTCGAGGTCGAAACAGTGGATCATACATTTACGCTTCCATTAGAAACCGTCAAAAATGCTATTCTTGGTTTTTCGAAAGAAGGGAAACCATTAAAAGAAGATGGACCTGTTCATCTATATTACAATGATGGATCTAATAGACAAAATCCAATCCGTAACATTCGTAAATTTACCATTATTTAA
- a CDS encoding YlaN family protein, with product MASETVSNHQEKALALLQADAEKILRLIKVQMDHLTMPQCPLYEEVLDTQMFGLSREVDFAVRLGLIAEEQGKAMLGELERELSALHEAFTNKQQ from the coding sequence TTGGCGTCTGAGACAGTATCAAATCATCAGGAAAAGGCACTAGCCCTTCTACAAGCGGATGCGGAGAAGATTTTAAGACTTATTAAGGTGCAAATGGACCATCTTACAATGCCGCAATGTCCATTATATGAAGAAGTGTTAGACACACAAATGTTTGGACTATCCCGCGAGGTCGACTTTGCAGTTCGCCTTGGTCTTATTGCAGAAGAACAAGGGAAAGCAATGTTAGGAGAGCTTGAACGTGAGTTATCTGCACTTCATGAAGCATTTACAAACAAACAACAATAA
- the pyc gene encoding pyruvate carboxylase: MTKLQRIQKVLVANRGEIAIRVFRACSELGLKTVAIYSKEDSGSYHRYKADESYLVGEGKKPIDAYLDIEGIIEIAKSNHVDAIHPGYGFLSENIQFAKRCEEEGIIFIGPKSKHLDMFGDKVKARTQAQLAQIPVIPGSDGPVDSLEEVKEFAEKYDYPIIIKASLGGGGRGMRIVRNSEELRESYNRAKSEAKAAFGNDEVYVEKFVEKPKHIEVQILADEEGNVVHLYERDCSVQRRHQKVVEIAPSVSLSDDLRQRICDAAVKLTKNVNYLNAGTVEFLVKDDNFYFIEVNPRVQVEHTITEMITGVDIVQSQILIADGHALHSKIVGVPKQEEVVVHGFAIQSRVTTEDPLNNFMPDTGKIMAYRSGGGFGVRLDTGNSFQGAVITPYYDSLLVKVTTWALTFEQAAAKMERNLKEFRIRGIKTNIPFLENVVKHKNFLSGEYDTSFIDASPELFLFPKRKDRGTKMLNYIGTVTVNGFPGVGKKEKPIFPDARIPNVLHSEPIQNGTKQILDEHGADGLVKWVQDQKRVLLTDTTFRDAHQSLLATRIRTKDLHQIAEPTARMLPNLFSAEMWGGATFDVAYRFLKEDPWERLLDLREKMPNVLFQMLLRSSNAVGYKNYPDNLIQKFVECSAQAGIDVFRIFDSLNWVEGMRVAIAAVRDTGKIAEATMCYTGDIHDPLRSKYDLNYYKNLAKELEASGAHILGIKDMAGLLKPNAAYDLVSALKETVSIPIHLHTHDTSGNGILTYTKAIEAGVDIVDVAVSSMAGQTSQPSANTLYYALGGNERQPDVNIDSLEKLSYYWEDVRKYYAPFESGMNAPHTEVYMHEMPGGQYSNLQQQAKAVGLGDRFDEVKVMYRRVNDMFGDIVKVTPSSKVVGDMALFMVQNHLTEQDVLERGHSMDFPGSVVEMFSGDLGQPYGGFPKKLQEIILKGKEPLTVRPGELLEPVDFDALKEELFHKLGREVTIFDVVAYALYPKVFMDYEKVAEIYGNVSVLDTPTFFYGMRLGEEIDVEIEQGKTLMVKLVSIGEPQPDGNRVLYLEFNGQPREIVVKDESVKATVAQRVKGNRENPKHISATMPGTVIKVVVKEGDEVKKGDSMAITEAMKMETTVQAPFNGKVKKVYVNDGDAIQTGDLLIELDH, translated from the coding sequence ATGACAAAGCTGCAACGTATTCAAAAAGTATTGGTAGCTAACCGTGGAGAGATTGCAATTCGTGTGTTTCGAGCTTGTTCGGAACTTGGATTAAAAACAGTTGCAATCTATTCTAAAGAGGATAGTGGTTCTTATCATCGTTATAAAGCCGATGAATCCTATTTAGTTGGGGAAGGGAAAAAGCCAATTGATGCTTATCTAGATATTGAGGGCATTATTGAGATTGCGAAAAGTAATCATGTAGATGCAATCCACCCTGGATATGGTTTCTTGTCAGAAAATATTCAATTCGCAAAACGTTGTGAAGAAGAAGGGATTATCTTTATCGGTCCAAAAAGTAAGCATTTAGATATGTTTGGAGATAAAGTGAAAGCAAGAACACAAGCGCAGCTAGCACAAATTCCAGTTATTCCTGGTAGTGATGGGCCAGTAGATTCGTTAGAAGAAGTCAAAGAATTTGCTGAAAAGTATGATTACCCGATTATTATTAAAGCTTCCCTTGGCGGTGGCGGTCGTGGTATGCGTATTGTACGAAATAGTGAAGAATTAAGAGAATCGTATAATCGTGCGAAGTCAGAAGCAAAAGCAGCCTTTGGGAATGATGAAGTATACGTAGAGAAATTCGTTGAAAAACCTAAACATATAGAAGTTCAAATTTTAGCAGATGAAGAGGGCAATGTTGTTCATTTATACGAGCGAGACTGTTCTGTACAACGTCGTCACCAAAAAGTAGTAGAAATTGCACCTAGTGTGTCGCTTTCAGATGATTTGCGTCAACGTATTTGTGATGCTGCTGTGAAGTTAACGAAAAATGTAAACTATTTAAACGCAGGAACAGTTGAATTCCTGGTTAAAGATGATAATTTCTATTTCATTGAAGTGAATCCACGTGTTCAAGTAGAACATACGATTACAGAAATGATTACAGGAGTAGACATCGTTCAATCACAAATTTTAATAGCTGATGGACATGCATTACATAGCAAAATAGTAGGTGTTCCGAAGCAAGAGGAAGTTGTTGTACATGGATTTGCAATACAATCTCGTGTAACGACTGAGGATCCACTAAATAATTTTATGCCGGATACAGGAAAAATTATGGCATACCGATCAGGTGGGGGCTTTGGAGTTCGTCTTGATACAGGTAATAGTTTCCAAGGCGCTGTTATTACACCGTACTATGATTCTTTACTTGTAAAAGTTACAACATGGGCGCTTACTTTTGAACAAGCTGCTGCAAAAATGGAACGTAACTTAAAAGAATTCCGTATTCGTGGTATTAAAACAAATATTCCATTCCTAGAGAATGTAGTAAAACATAAAAACTTCTTATCAGGGGAATATGATACTTCATTTATTGATGCATCACCTGAACTATTCTTGTTCCCGAAACGTAAAGACCGTGGAACGAAAATGTTAAATTACATTGGGACAGTAACAGTAAATGGCTTCCCAGGAGTAGGAAAAAAAGAGAAACCAATTTTCCCTGATGCTCGTATACCGAATGTACTACATTCAGAGCCAATCCAAAATGGTACGAAACAAATTTTGGATGAGCATGGAGCAGATGGATTAGTAAAATGGGTACAAGATCAAAAACGTGTACTTTTAACGGATACAACATTCCGTGATGCGCATCAGTCATTACTTGCGACGCGTATTCGTACAAAAGATTTACATCAAATTGCAGAGCCGACAGCGAGAATGTTACCGAACTTATTCTCAGCAGAAATGTGGGGCGGTGCAACGTTTGATGTTGCATATCGTTTCTTAAAAGAAGATCCATGGGAACGATTGCTAGATCTTCGTGAAAAAATGCCAAACGTTTTATTCCAAATGTTACTTCGTTCTTCAAACGCAGTTGGTTACAAAAACTATCCGGATAATTTAATTCAAAAGTTTGTGGAATGTTCTGCTCAAGCTGGAATTGATGTGTTCCGTATTTTTGATAGCTTAAACTGGGTAGAAGGTATGAGAGTTGCAATTGCTGCTGTACGAGATACTGGTAAAATTGCAGAAGCAACTATGTGCTACACAGGAGATATTCATGATCCATTACGTAGTAAATATGATTTAAATTACTATAAAAACTTAGCAAAAGAGTTAGAAGCATCAGGAGCTCACATTTTAGGTATTAAAGATATGGCGGGCTTACTAAAACCAAATGCAGCATATGATTTAGTTTCAGCATTAAAAGAGACGGTATCGATTCCGATTCACCTGCACACACACGATACGAGTGGGAATGGTATATTAACGTATACGAAAGCGATTGAAGCAGGTGTTGATATTGTCGATGTAGCAGTAAGTTCTATGGCTGGTCAAACGTCACAACCAAGTGCGAACACGCTATACTATGCGTTAGGTGGAAACGAAAGACAGCCAGATGTTAATATAGATTCACTAGAAAAACTATCTTATTACTGGGAAGATGTACGTAAATACTATGCACCGTTTGAAAGTGGTATGAATGCTCCTCATACAGAGGTATATATGCACGAAATGCCAGGCGGACAATATAGTAATTTACAACAACAAGCGAAAGCGGTTGGTTTAGGAGATCGCTTCGATGAAGTAAAAGTAATGTACCGCCGCGTGAATGACATGTTTGGTGATATTGTTAAAGTAACACCATCATCAAAAGTTGTCGGTGATATGGCATTATTTATGGTTCAAAATCACTTAACAGAACAAGATGTTTTAGAGCGTGGGCATTCTATGGACTTCCCAGGATCTGTTGTTGAAATGTTCTCAGGAGATTTAGGACAACCATATGGTGGTTTCCCGAAAAAGTTACAAGAAATTATTTTAAAAGGGAAAGAACCGTTAACAGTAAGACCAGGTGAATTATTAGAGCCAGTGGATTTCGACGCATTAAAAGAAGAGCTATTCCATAAACTTGGACGTGAAGTGACGATTTTTGATGTAGTTGCATATGCATTATATCCAAAAGTGTTTATGGATTACGAAAAAGTTGCTGAGATTTATGGAAATGTATCTGTGCTTGATACACCGACATTCTTCTATGGTATGAGACTTGGTGAAGAAATCGATGTGGAAATTGAACAAGGTAAAACGTTGATGGTTAAACTAGTATCAATTGGAGAGCCTCAGCCAGATGGAAATCGTGTTCTTTACTTGGAGTTTAACGGTCAACCACGTGAGATTGTTGTGAAAGACGAAAGTGTGAAAGCGACAGTTGCACAACGCGTGAAAGGAAACCGTGAAAATCCAAAACACATTAGCGCAACAATGCCAGGAACGGTTATTAAAGTAGTTGTAAAAGAAGGCGATGAAGTGAAAAAAGGCGATTCTATGGCAATTACAGAAGCGATGAAGATGGAAACGACAGTTCAAGCGCCGTTCAATGGTAAAGTGAAAAAAGTATATGTTAACGATGGAGATGCAATTCAGACGGGTGACTTACTCATTGAATTAGATCACTAA
- the ftsW gene encoding putative lipid II flippase FtsW — translation MKRVWKSMDYSLLLPLVILCVLGVIMVYSSSSIVAISSKYNWPADYFFKKQLVALAIGTVILVIVVIIPYKLWRKKIVLTAMGLGSIGLLTAALLFGKVINGARGWILGIQPAEFVKIAIIITLASFFAKKQERQTPFFQGIIPPLFVVGGSMVLILLQNDLGTDILIGGTVLIMFFCSGVNVNLWIKRFLLTSVVWIPALYFIGDYKLSKYQKARFSVFLDPFSDPQNDGFQLVNSFIGIASGGLNGRGLGNSIQKYGYLPEPQTDFIMAIISEELGFIGVAIILICLLLIIIRSFRVAQKCKDPFGSLLAIGIASLIGIQTFVNVGGMSGLIPLTGVPLPFISYGGSSLLANLIAMGILLNVASHVKRQEKQQNEEMKEREQDGPRLVVVK, via the coding sequence ATGAAAAGAGTATGGAAATCAATGGATTATTCATTATTACTTCCTCTTGTTATCTTATGTGTGTTGGGAGTTATAATGGTATATAGTTCTAGTTCCATTGTCGCGATTTCGTCGAAATATAACTGGCCAGCAGATTACTTTTTTAAAAAACAATTAGTTGCTCTTGCTATTGGAACGGTAATACTTGTGATTGTCGTTATAATCCCTTACAAATTGTGGAGGAAAAAAATAGTTCTTACAGCGATGGGGTTAGGGAGTATTGGATTACTAACAGCAGCTCTCCTTTTCGGTAAGGTAATCAATGGTGCAAGAGGATGGATACTAGGTATACAACCAGCTGAATTTGTAAAAATAGCAATTATTATTACGCTAGCAAGTTTTTTTGCTAAGAAACAAGAGAGGCAAACCCCTTTTTTCCAAGGGATAATACCTCCCCTATTTGTTGTCGGTGGATCGATGGTATTAATTTTATTACAAAATGACTTAGGGACTGACATATTAATAGGTGGAACAGTGTTAATTATGTTCTTCTGTTCAGGAGTTAATGTTAACTTGTGGATAAAAAGATTTTTATTAACATCTGTCGTGTGGATTCCGGCGTTGTATTTTATTGGGGACTATAAATTAAGTAAATACCAAAAAGCGCGATTTTCAGTTTTTCTTGATCCATTTAGTGATCCTCAAAATGATGGATTCCAATTAGTTAATTCGTTTATTGGAATTGCCTCAGGTGGGTTAAATGGTAGAGGACTAGGAAATAGTATACAAAAGTATGGCTACTTACCAGAGCCGCAAACGGATTTTATTATGGCGATTATATCTGAAGAACTAGGTTTTATAGGTGTAGCTATCATTTTAATCTGTTTACTACTTATTATCATTCGCTCGTTTAGAGTGGCGCAAAAATGTAAAGACCCATTTGGAAGTTTACTTGCAATCGGAATTGCAAGTTTAATTGGAATACAAACATTTGTTAATGTTGGTGGTATGTCTGGATTAATACCGCTTACAGGGGTACCTTTACCGTTTATTAGTTATGGTGGTAGTTCTCTATTAGCAAATCTAATTGCGATGGGTATATTATTAAATGTTGCTAGTCATGTAAAACGACAAGAAAAACAGCAAAATGAGGAAATGAAAGAAAGAGAACAAGATGGACCACGTCTTGTTGTTGTGAAATAA
- a CDS encoding PhoH family protein, translating into MDKIYVLDTNVLLQDPLSIFSFETNEVVIPAVVLEEVDSKKRYMDEVGRNARYVSKLIDKFREIGKLHESIPLENGGTFRIELNHRSFVQLQDIFIEKTNDNRILAVAKNLSLEEQEKEDGKSVILVSKDVLVRVKADAIGLKAEDYLSDRVIEVENIYSGFLEGYISKEQLDYFYEKGELPLSEIANHPFYPNQFVVMKDALGGSSSALGIVDHLGKKVKKLIFHNEQVWGIRPRNVQQIMGLELLLREDIPLVTLTGKAGTGKTLLALASGLMQTEDLGLYKKLLVARPIVPVGKDIGYLPGEKEEKLRPWMQPIFDNLEYLFNTKKPGELDAILAGMGSIEVEALTYIRGRSIPDQFIIIDEAQNLTKHEVKTILTRVGEKSKIVLMGDPQQIDHPYLDEYNNGLTYVVEKFKEQRISGHVKFVKGERSNLAQLAADLL; encoded by the coding sequence TTGGATAAAATTTATGTGTTAGATACGAATGTACTTTTGCAGGATCCTTTATCTATTTTTTCATTTGAAACCAATGAAGTAGTGATTCCAGCAGTTGTATTAGAAGAGGTTGATTCGAAAAAACGTTACATGGATGAAGTAGGAAGAAACGCTCGTTATGTATCTAAGTTAATAGACAAATTTCGAGAAATAGGAAAGCTGCATGAAAGTATTCCGCTAGAAAACGGCGGTACATTTCGTATTGAATTAAACCATCGTTCATTTGTCCAACTACAAGATATTTTTATAGAAAAGACAAATGATAATCGAATTTTAGCTGTAGCAAAAAATCTATCTTTAGAAGAACAAGAAAAAGAGGATGGGAAATCTGTTATTTTAGTAAGTAAAGACGTGCTCGTGAGGGTAAAGGCAGATGCAATTGGTTTGAAGGCGGAAGATTATTTAAGCGATCGCGTAATTGAAGTAGAAAATATATATTCAGGATTTTTAGAAGGGTATATATCAAAAGAGCAATTGGATTATTTTTATGAAAAAGGTGAATTGCCTTTATCCGAAATTGCAAATCATCCTTTTTATCCAAATCAGTTTGTAGTAATGAAAGATGCATTAGGGGGATCTAGTTCAGCACTTGGCATTGTGGATCACTTAGGTAAGAAGGTAAAGAAACTTATTTTTCACAATGAACAAGTATGGGGGATACGACCACGAAATGTGCAGCAAATTATGGGATTAGAATTGTTGCTTCGTGAAGATATTCCACTAGTAACATTAACGGGGAAAGCTGGTACAGGAAAAACATTACTAGCTTTAGCTTCGGGACTCATGCAAACGGAAGATTTAGGACTATATAAAAAATTACTCGTTGCAAGACCAATTGTTCCCGTCGGAAAAGATATCGGTTATTTACCAGGAGAAAAAGAAGAAAAGTTAAGACCGTGGATGCAACCGATTTTTGATAACTTAGAGTATTTATTTAATACGAAAAAGCCAGGAGAGCTAGATGCGATTTTAGCTGGAATGGGTTCGATTGAAGTAGAAGCTCTTACGTATATACGCGGAAGAAGTATTCCAGATCAGTTCATTATAATTGACGAAGCACAAAATTTAACGAAGCATGAAGTGAAAACGATACTAACAAGGGTAGGAGAGAAAAGTAAAATCGTATTAATGGGAGATCCTCAGCAAATTGATCATCCGTATTTGGATGAGTATAATAACGGTTTAACATATGTGGTAGAGAAATTTAAAGAGCAACGTATTAGTGGTCATGTGAAATTTGTTAAAGGAGAGCGATCTAATTTAGCTCAACTGGCAGCAGATTTATTATAA
- a CDS encoding YlaI family protein: protein MRVKCMICDKKDMLDDENPMAKKLRNRPIHTYMCMECSERIAERTLERHASGNFRLYRDKKVEDDW from the coding sequence ATGAGAGTCAAATGTATGATTTGTGATAAAAAAGATATGTTAGATGATGAAAATCCTATGGCAAAAAAACTGCGTAATCGCCCTATTCATACATATATGTGCATGGAATGTTCAGAACGAATTGCAGAACGTACGCTGGAACGTCATGCAAGTGGTAACTTCCGACTATATCGTGATAAAAAAGTCGAAGACGATTGGTAA
- a CDS encoding DUF5325 family protein, with product MEHIQYRFLLTAIIGVIFLIGIGIMIAENSPIGIIICIIGTFVTVGYGFVTKRKMRKSQ from the coding sequence ATGGAACACATTCAATATCGCTTTTTATTAACCGCAATTATCGGTGTTATTTTCTTAATTGGTATCGGCATTATGATTGCTGAAAATAGTCCCATCGGTATTATTATTTGCATTATCGGCACATTTGTTACAGTTGGATACGGTTTTGTAACAAAAAGAAAAATGCGCAAATCACAATAA
- a CDS encoding inositol monophosphatase family protein has protein sequence MQEVWKDIDAHAKQWIRDAGERLMASMKKALIIETKSNAADLVTNMDREIEQFLIGKIKETFPHHNILGEEGYGDEVTSSDGIVWLIDPIDGTMNFVHQKRNFAISIGIYENGIGKIGLIYDPVHDELYHALKGAGAFCNEVPIPLLQKGTVEQGIVALNAIWLTDNPLLNMESMMALVKKARGTRSYGCAALEMVYVATGRIDAYVTPRLSPWDFGGGQIIVEEVGGKVTTFSGATLSIVEKSSVLVAKPGVYEEVLSFISE, from the coding sequence ATGCAAGAAGTATGGAAAGACATCGATGCACACGCCAAACAGTGGATTCGGGATGCGGGGGAGCGTTTAATGGCATCAATGAAAAAGGCACTTATTATAGAAACAAAATCAAATGCAGCTGACTTAGTAACAAATATGGACCGAGAAATAGAACAGTTTTTAATTGGGAAAATTAAAGAAACATTTCCACATCATAATATTTTAGGGGAAGAGGGTTATGGAGATGAGGTAACTTCTTCTGACGGGATTGTTTGGTTAATTGATCCAATTGACGGCACGATGAACTTTGTCCATCAAAAAAGAAATTTTGCTATTTCAATTGGAATTTATGAGAACGGTATCGGAAAGATTGGACTTATTTATGATCCAGTTCATGATGAATTATATCATGCATTAAAAGGTGCTGGAGCTTTTTGTAATGAAGTGCCAATACCTTTATTACAAAAAGGGACTGTAGAGCAAGGTATTGTAGCTTTAAATGCGATATGGCTTACCGACAATCCATTGCTTAATATGGAAAGTATGATGGCACTTGTTAAGAAAGCAAGGGGCACGAGATCATATGGCTGTGCAGCGTTAGAGATGGTATACGTTGCAACAGGGAGAATAGATGCATATGTAACGCCGAGATTATCACCATGGGATTTTGGCGGGGGACAGATAATTGTAGAGGAAGTTGGAGGCAAGGTGACAACCTTCTCTGGAGCCACGCTTTCTATTGTAGAGAAGAGTAGCGTGTTAGTTGCAAAACCAGGGGTGTATGAAGAAGTGTTATCGTTTATATCGGAGTAA
- the typA gene encoding translational GTPase TypA: protein MLKKRQDLRNIAIIAHVDHGKTTLVDQLLRQAGTFRANEHVEERAMDSNDLERERGITILAKNTAIHYEDKRINILDTPGHADFGGEVERIMKMVDGVLLVVDAYEGCMPQTRFVLKKALEQNLTPIVVVNKIDRDFARPDEVVDEVIDLFIELGANEDQLEFPVVFASAMNGTASLDSNPANQEENMKSLFDTIIEHIPAPIDNSEEPLQFQVALLDYNDYVGRIGVGRVFRGTMKVGQQVALMKVDGSVKQFRVTKLFGYIGLKRQEIEEAKAGDLVAVSGMEDINVGETVCPVEHEDALPLLRIDEPTLQMTFLVNNSPFAGREGKYITSRKIEERLRSQLETDVSLRVDNTESPDAWIVSGRGELHLSILIENMRREGYELQVSKPEVIIKEVDGVRCEPVERVQIDVPEEYTGSIMESMGARKGEMLDMVNNGNGQVRLTFMVPARGLIGYTTEFLTLTRGYGILNHTFDCYQPVHAGQVGGRRQGVLVSLETGKASQYGIMQVEDRGVIFVEPGTEVYAGMIVGEHTRENDLTVNVVKMKQQTNIRSATKDQTSTMKKPRLMTLEESLEYLNDDEFCEVTPESIRLRKKILDKSERERAAKKKKSVEA, encoded by the coding sequence ATGTTGAAAAAACGACAAGATTTACGTAATATAGCAATTATTGCCCACGTTGACCATGGTAAAACAACACTTGTTGACCAGTTATTACGTCAAGCGGGGACTTTCCGTGCGAACGAACACGTTGAAGAACGTGCAATGGATTCAAATGATCTAGAAAGAGAACGCGGTATTACAATTTTAGCGAAAAATACAGCGATTCACTATGAAGATAAAAGAATTAACATTTTAGATACACCTGGTCACGCTGACTTCGGTGGAGAAGTAGAACGTATCATGAAAATGGTTGATGGTGTTTTACTTGTTGTTGATGCATATGAAGGTTGTATGCCACAAACACGATTTGTTTTAAAGAAAGCTCTTGAGCAAAACTTGACTCCAATCGTAGTTGTAAACAAAATTGACCGTGACTTCGCTCGTCCGGATGAAGTAGTTGATGAAGTAATCGATTTATTCATCGAACTTGGTGCAAACGAAGATCAATTAGAGTTCCCAGTTGTATTTGCATCAGCAATGAACGGAACAGCAAGCTTAGATTCAAACCCAGCAAATCAAGAAGAGAATATGAAATCATTATTTGATACAATTATCGAACATATTCCAGCGCCAATCGATAACAGCGAAGAGCCACTTCAATTCCAAGTAGCACTTCTTGATTACAATGACTATGTTGGACGTATTGGGGTTGGCCGTGTATTCCGCGGTACAATGAAAGTAGGACAACAAGTTGCTTTAATGAAAGTTGACGGAAGTGTAAAACAATTCCGTGTAACAAAATTATTTGGTTACATTGGGTTAAAACGTCAAGAAATTGAAGAAGCAAAAGCTGGTGACTTAGTAGCCGTTTCAGGTATGGAAGACATCAACGTTGGTGAAACAGTATGTCCAGTTGAGCATGAAGATGCGTTACCATTATTACGTATTGATGAGCCGACACTACAAATGACGTTCCTTGTAAATAACAGTCCATTTGCAGGTCGTGAAGGTAAATACATTACATCTCGTAAAATTGAAGAGCGTCTTCGTTCACAATTAGAAACAGATGTAAGTTTACGTGTAGATAATACAGAGTCTCCTGATGCATGGATCGTATCTGGACGTGGGGAACTACATTTATCTATCTTAATTGAAAACATGCGTCGTGAAGGTTATGAACTACAAGTATCTAAGCCAGAAGTAATTATTAAAGAAGTTGATGGCGTAAGATGTGAGCCTGTAGAGCGTGTACAAATCGATGTACCTGAAGAATATACTGGTTCAATCATGGAATCTATGGGTGCACGTAAAGGTGAAATGTTAGATATGGTGAATAACGGAAACGGTCAAGTTCGCCTTACTTTCATGGTTCCAGCACGTGGTTTAATTGGTTACACAACAGAATTCTTAACATTAACTCGTGGTTACGGTATTTTAAACCATACATTCGATTGCTACCAACCAGTACACGCTGGACAAGTTGGTGGACGTCGCCAAGGTGTTCTAGTTTCACTTGAAACAGGAAAAGCATCACAATACGGTATTATGCAAGTTGAAGACCGTGGTGTAATCTTCGTTGAACCAGGTACAGAAGTATATGCTGGTATGATTGTTGGAGAACATACTCGTGAGAATGACTTAACAGTTAACGTTGTAAAAATGAAACAACAAACTAACATTCGTTCTGCAACGAAAGATCAAACTTCAACAATGAAAAAACCACGCTTAATGACTTTAGAAGAGTCATTAGAGTACTTAAACGATGACGAGTTCTGTGAAGTAACTCCAGAATCAATTCGTCTACGTAAAAAGATTCTTGATAAGAGCGAGCGCGAAAGAGCTGCTAAGAAAAAGAAATCTGTAGAAGCGTAA
- a CDS encoding YlaH-like family protein has translation MLERMSFFAKLCKVDENPELGMWLLYGIIIILSAIVYNLGFARKLSIIKNIVIYISLVIGCTVLTFFAVFLPVGEGLVVAAIVLGIYRLRLHQARQQKAG, from the coding sequence GTGTTAGAAAGAATGTCGTTTTTTGCGAAATTATGTAAAGTTGATGAAAATCCAGAACTAGGGATGTGGTTACTGTATGGCATCATTATAATATTAAGTGCAATTGTGTATAATTTAGGTTTTGCAAGAAAGCTATCCATAATAAAAAATATAGTGATATATATATCGTTAGTGATTGGATGTACAGTTTTAACTTTCTTTGCAGTTTTTTTACCTGTTGGAGAGGGACTTGTTGTAGCGGCAATTGTGCTTGGGATTTATAGATTGCGATTACATCAAGCAAGACAACAAAAAGCAGGGTGA
- a CDS encoding pyridoxamine 5'-phosphate oxidase family protein has product MANVVEPTLTNDLVQTLRKECIVMVATTDFEKQVPNVSAISWVYAVSKTSIRFAVDQRSRIVENIRHSTGVVLTIMANESVFSISGAGEILTDRMEGIPLKLTVIEVNVQEVRDVMFYGAKLATEPTYEKTYDLRAAKKLDNQVLVGMKEL; this is encoded by the coding sequence ATGGCGAATGTAGTAGAGCCTACATTAACAAATGATTTAGTACAAACGTTACGTAAAGAGTGTATTGTCATGGTAGCAACAACAGATTTTGAAAAACAAGTTCCCAACGTAAGTGCTATTTCTTGGGTGTATGCGGTGAGTAAAACTAGTATTCGATTTGCAGTAGATCAACGTTCTCGTATTGTGGAAAATATACGGCATAGTACTGGGGTGGTATTGACTATAATGGCGAATGAATCCGTATTTTCCATAAGTGGTGCAGGCGAAATTTTGACTGATAGAATGGAAGGCATTCCTCTAAAATTAACTGTAATAGAAGTAAATGTACAAGAAGTACGTGATGTGATGTTTTATGGTGCAAAACTTGCAACTGAGCCAACATATGAAAAAACATATGATCTTCGGGCAGCAAAAAAGCTCGATAATCAAGTATTGGTAGGAATGAAAGAATTATAA